In Paenibacillus guangzhouensis, a single window of DNA contains:
- the spoIVB gene encoding SpoIVB peptidase: MNSKQSKRFFGLLLVFFVCMLSTTAPFQYFSTFPSEIRLFSGQQKELRLDMPVMAQAVIDRPDVIQVNGTAQPSQNVSLREPIRLKTQQSGQAELKLRLFGKIPLKTVKVNVVPDLKVIPGGQTIGVKVKSAGILVVGHHLVAVKGQRKVSPGEDANIQMGDLITRMNGKYLNDVTKVAPIVNAAGESKQPIELTIKRNQSEFTTKLVPAYDVEEKTWRLGLYIRDSAAGVGTLTFYAPDQGVFGALGHVITDMDTQTPIVVGDGEIVQSNVTSISKSQNGEPGEKKAYFLKESKVLGNVERNTHFGIFGKMKENPDHSLFKEGIPVAFAEDVKIGPAQILTVIEGQQVERFDIEIAHVTHQSSPATKGMVIRITDPRLIDKTGGIVQGMSGSPIIQNGKLIGAVTHVFVNDPKSGYGCFIEWMLQDAGVMLRSSNSNLKAS, translated from the coding sequence TTGAACTCCAAGCAGAGCAAAAGATTTTTTGGTCTTTTACTTGTCTTCTTCGTTTGTATGCTTAGTACAACGGCACCTTTTCAGTATTTCTCAACGTTTCCGAGCGAAATTAGGTTATTCTCGGGACAACAGAAGGAACTCCGGCTGGATATGCCGGTGATGGCGCAGGCGGTGATTGATCGGCCTGATGTCATTCAGGTGAATGGAACAGCACAGCCGTCTCAGAACGTCTCCTTGAGGGAGCCGATTCGTCTGAAGACGCAGCAGAGCGGTCAAGCGGAACTGAAGCTACGTTTATTCGGCAAAATTCCGTTGAAGACCGTAAAAGTGAATGTTGTTCCTGATCTGAAAGTCATCCCAGGCGGTCAGACCATAGGTGTCAAAGTGAAATCAGCCGGTATTCTGGTTGTCGGACATCATCTGGTTGCCGTGAAGGGACAGCGTAAAGTGTCACCTGGCGAGGATGCGAACATTCAGATGGGTGATTTAATTACACGGATGAATGGGAAGTATCTCAATGATGTCACCAAAGTTGCTCCGATTGTGAATGCCGCCGGCGAGTCCAAACAGCCGATCGAGCTGACGATCAAGCGGAATCAATCCGAGTTCACGACCAAGCTTGTTCCCGCTTATGATGTAGAGGAGAAGACTTGGCGTCTTGGACTCTATATTCGGGACTCGGCCGCTGGTGTTGGGACGCTGACTTTTTATGCTCCGGATCAGGGCGTATTCGGCGCCCTAGGGCATGTCATTACGGACATGGACACGCAGACCCCGATCGTGGTTGGGGATGGCGAAATTGTTCAATCGAACGTTACCTCCATCTCGAAGAGCCAGAACGGGGAACCCGGTGAGAAGAAAGCGTATTTCCTCAAAGAAAGCAAAGTTCTTGGGAATGTTGAGCGAAACACGCATTTCGGTATTTTTGGTAAAATGAAAGAGAATCCCGATCACAGTTTGTTTAAAGAAGGAATTCCGGTTGCTTTTGCCGAGGATGTGAAGATCGGTCCAGCGCAGATTCTTACCGTTATTGAGGGGCAACAAGTGGAACGCTTTGATATTGAAATTGCGCATGTGACGCACCAATCAAGTCCAGCGACCAAAGGCATGGTGATTCGCATTACTGACCCGCGGTTGATTGATAAGACGGGTGGGATTGTACAAGGCATGAGCGGTAGTCCAATTATTCAGAATGGGAAATTAATCGGCGCCGTCACTCATGTATTCGTCAATGATCCGAAATCCGGCTATGGCTGCTTTATTGAATGGATGCTGCAGGACGCAGGCGTGATGCTGCGATCCTCGAACTCAAATCTTAAGGCGAGCTAG
- a CDS encoding DUF2627 domain-containing protein: MKLMISRFIAILLLVIPGLAATYGFLLMKDALFNYFSDHGNTGISPDFTWLPFLGGLVLFAFGIVFIGGWTFYRDRKRNYVAPRFKKKRARSQG; this comes from the coding sequence ATGAAACTAATGATCTCTAGATTTATCGCAATATTGCTGCTCGTAATCCCCGGTCTCGCTGCGACCTACGGATTTCTGCTTATGAAGGATGCTTTATTCAACTATTTCTCAGACCATGGCAATACTGGCATATCGCCGGACTTTACATGGCTGCCATTCCTTGGCGGGCTTGTCCTCTTTGCCTTCGGTATCGTCTTCATTGGCGGATGGACATTTTATCGCGACCGTAAACGCAATTATGTCGCACCGCGATTTAAGAAGAAACGTGCGAGATCGCAAGGATAA
- the mciZ gene encoding Z-ring formation inhibitor MciZ, which translates to MKMYVAQEQMQMVGKAWEIRHHLRELHKNNDRHTSLHSLIQARISLSPKNPKTP; encoded by the coding sequence ATGAAAATGTATGTCGCACAGGAACAAATGCAAATGGTCGGTAAAGCATGGGAAATTCGCCATCATCTTCGCGAGCTGCATAAAAACAACGATCGTCATACATCCTTGCATTCCCTTATCCAAGCTCGGATATCCCTTTCGCCTAAAAACCCAAAAACTCCCTAA
- the lipB gene encoding lipoyl(octanoyl) transferase LipB: protein MSQTLQVHYYPMMEYGQAWDMQKSLVKQIDREEVPSSLILLEHPPTYTIGSQRHPEHLLLDESELQEKGITVFEIDRGGDITYHGPGQLVGYPLVILDGEKLDLRGYLRHLEQVIINYLAKYNIEGSRKPEYTGVWVGDMKIAAIGVKFNKRRHRRGFVTSHGFAFNIKSGIQHEGFTGIVPCGIQQYGVTSLEDITNLPFTVEQVASEITPYFLDEFGFELVQPSSGV from the coding sequence ATGAGTCAGACACTACAGGTCCATTACTATCCGATGATGGAATACGGTCAAGCGTGGGATATGCAGAAATCGCTTGTGAAGCAAATCGATCGAGAAGAGGTTCCCTCTTCTCTGATCCTGCTCGAACACCCGCCGACCTACACCATTGGTTCGCAGCGTCATCCAGAACATTTATTACTAGATGAGTCTGAATTGCAGGAAAAGGGTATTACTGTATTCGAAATTGATCGCGGCGGCGATATCACATACCACGGTCCAGGACAATTGGTGGGGTACCCACTTGTCATTTTGGATGGGGAAAAGCTTGATTTGCGCGGATATTTAAGACATTTGGAGCAAGTCATTATTAATTATCTGGCAAAATACAATATCGAGGGAAGCCGTAAGCCTGAATATACGGGTGTATGGGTTGGAGATATGAAAATAGCCGCGATCGGAGTCAAGTTCAATAAACGCAGACACCGGCGCGGCTTCGTGACGAGCCATGGATTTGCTTTTAACATTAAATCCGGGATCCAACATGAAGGATTCACGGGAATCGTCCCTTGCGGCATTCAGCAGTACGGCGTCACTTCGCTCGAAGATATAACGAATTTGCCGTTTACCGTGGAGCAAGTCGCTTCCGAGATCACTCCATACTTCTTAGATGAGTTCGGATTTGAACTTGTCCAGCCGTCATCAGGAGTATAG
- the spo0A gene encoding sporulation transcription factor Spo0A: MQKIEVLLADDNREFTNLLAEYFSEQGDMSVAGIAYNGEEVLRIIEESRQVPDVIILDIIMPHLDGLGVLERLREMNLSPQPKVIMLTAFGQENITQRAVQLGASYYILKPFDLEILANRVRQLVGSQSLSSSASSMPISNTVKSSSNVVPIAKGGKNLDANITSIIHEIGVPAHIKGYQYLREAITMVYNNIEILGAITKTLYPAIAEKFKTTPSRVERAIRHAIEVAWTRGNIDSISYLFGYTINISKSKPTNSEFIAMVADKLRIEHKVS, from the coding sequence GTGCAAAAGATCGAGGTGTTATTAGCAGACGACAACCGGGAATTTACGAACTTGTTGGCAGAGTATTTTTCGGAGCAAGGAGATATGAGCGTAGCAGGCATAGCTTATAATGGGGAGGAAGTATTACGTATCATTGAAGAATCCCGTCAGGTTCCTGATGTGATTATTCTAGATATTATTATGCCGCATCTGGATGGACTTGGCGTTCTAGAACGGTTGCGTGAGATGAATTTGAGTCCACAACCAAAAGTTATTATGCTGACGGCATTTGGTCAAGAAAATATTACACAACGCGCCGTACAGCTTGGAGCTTCCTATTACATACTTAAACCGTTTGATCTGGAAATTCTTGCGAATCGTGTTCGTCAATTGGTGGGCTCGCAGAGCCTGAGTTCCTCCGCTAGCAGTATGCCAATCTCGAATACCGTAAAATCGTCTAGCAATGTGGTGCCGATCGCCAAGGGCGGTAAGAACTTAGACGCGAATATCACATCCATTATTCATGAAATTGGTGTACCTGCCCACATCAAAGGATATCAATATTTACGCGAAGCGATTACCATGGTCTACAATAACATCGAAATTCTCGGTGCGATTACGAAGACATTGTATCCTGCGATTGCTGAGAAATTCAAGACAACGCCTTCCCGCGTCGAGCGCGCGATTCGCCATGCGATTGAAGTGGCTTGGACGCGCGGCAACATCGACAGCATCTCGTACTTATTCGGTTATACGATCAACATCTCAAAGTCGAAGCCGACGAATAGCGAGTTCATCGCGATGGTGGCGGATAAGCTGCGGATTGAGCATAAGGTGAGCTAA
- the lpdA gene encoding dihydrolipoyl dehydrogenase, with protein MALNYDVAVLGGGIGGYTAAIRAAQLGKKVAIIEQDLLGGTCLHRGCIPSKTFLRSAEVFATLQEREQFGIYADNISVQFDKIQQRKAGIVNQLHRGVVYLMQKNKIDVIQGKGRVIGPSIFSPKSGAVAVELQDGEMETIVPTNLIIATGSRPRTLPGIEIDGQYAMTSDEALDMKELPKSIIIVGGGVIGAEWASLLSDFGVEVTVVEMAAHLLPTEDQELGSELQRLLKKRGVRVLTGATLHPESYSTEQGRVHIQVTVKGSQETLQAEKLLLSVGRQANVHQIGLENTDIKVDRGVIVVNEYMQTTEPHIYAVGDVIGGLQLAHAAAHEGIVAAERIAGLHPHQAESHLVPRCIYTRPEVASVGWTEKQAIEQGRQVKVAKVSYKAIGKALVYGDNNGFVKVIADQETNDILGVHMIGPHVTDQISEAVLAQILDATPWEVGQSIHPHPTLSEIMGEAMLAIDGKATSI; from the coding sequence ATGGCATTGAATTATGATGTAGCAGTACTTGGTGGCGGGATTGGCGGCTATACGGCAGCGATACGCGCAGCCCAACTCGGTAAGAAAGTGGCGATCATTGAGCAAGATTTACTCGGTGGCACATGCCTTCATCGTGGCTGTATCCCGAGCAAAACCTTTTTAAGGAGTGCAGAAGTGTTCGCGACGCTCCAGGAACGTGAGCAATTTGGTATCTATGCGGACAATATTTCCGTACAATTTGATAAAATCCAGCAGCGCAAAGCAGGGATCGTGAATCAGCTCCATCGCGGCGTAGTGTACCTCATGCAAAAAAATAAAATTGATGTAATTCAAGGTAAGGGACGCGTGATTGGGCCGTCGATTTTCTCGCCGAAGAGCGGTGCTGTGGCGGTAGAGCTGCAGGATGGTGAGATGGAGACGATTGTTCCGACGAATTTGATCATTGCGACAGGTTCGCGTCCTCGGACGCTGCCAGGTATTGAGATTGATGGCCAATATGCGATGACAAGTGATGAAGCGCTTGATATGAAGGAGCTGCCGAAGTCGATCATTATCGTTGGCGGCGGCGTCATTGGCGCGGAGTGGGCGTCCCTTCTGAGCGACTTTGGCGTTGAAGTGACCGTCGTTGAGATGGCTGCTCACTTATTACCGACAGAAGATCAAGAGCTAGGCAGTGAGCTACAGCGATTACTTAAAAAACGCGGTGTTCGTGTGCTTACAGGAGCAACGCTCCATCCTGAGAGTTATAGTACCGAACAGGGCCGCGTTCATATTCAAGTCACGGTGAAAGGATCGCAAGAGACGCTCCAAGCTGAGAAGCTCCTCTTATCTGTAGGTCGACAAGCGAATGTCCACCAGATTGGACTTGAAAATACAGATATCAAAGTGGATCGCGGCGTGATCGTCGTGAACGAATATATGCAGACGACCGAACCGCATATCTATGCTGTTGGCGATGTGATCGGAGGTCTACAGCTAGCACACGCAGCAGCCCACGAAGGGATCGTGGCAGCGGAGCGTATTGCAGGTCTCCATCCGCATCAAGCAGAATCGCATCTCGTACCGCGTTGCATCTATACTCGACCTGAAGTTGCAAGTGTAGGTTGGACGGAGAAGCAAGCGATCGAGCAAGGCAGACAAGTGAAGGTAGCGAAAGTCTCCTATAAAGCGATTGGCAAGGCTTTGGTCTACGGCGATAACAACGGGTTCGTGAAGGTCATTGCGGATCAAGAGACCAATGACATTCTAGGTGTTCATATGATTGGACCTCATGTTACCGACCAAATCTCGGAAGCTGTACTTGCTCAGATTCTAGATGCGACGCCATGGGAAGTAGGCCAATCGATTCACCCGCATCCAACGTTGTCGGAAATTATGGGCGAAGCCATGCTTGCGATTGATGGGAAAGCAACGAGTATCTAG
- a CDS encoding dihydrolipoamide acetyltransferase family protein: MSKPTTFVEITMPQFAESLVSATIGKWLKQPGDPVEQYEPLCDVLTDKVNAELPSTVEGILREILVEAGETVDVGTVIAYVEVAGTGVEAAPETSGGTASSEEPVLQGDQSMRHRYSPAVQQLAGEHGVDLNQVIGTGLGGRITRKDVLQFVEQGQSASKNTAAESAPVSNQGVSFNPVVPVRHSGLHLSESPRIPKIEVEKQQTVGSNEYFIDVTPIRNTIARNMRQSVTEIPHAWTTIEVDVTNLVVLRNKYKEEFMRREGINLTYLAFLLKAVVNAIKDYPIINSVWAVDKIIVKKDINLSLAVGTEDSVLTPVIKKADTLNIAGLAREADRLAKATRAGTLKLDDLQGGTFTINNTGSFGSILSYPIINYPQAAILTFESIVKRPVVINDMIAVRSMANLCLSLDHRILDGVICGRFLQRVKENMESYDLDTKLY, from the coding sequence ATGTCAAAACCTACTACATTCGTAGAGATTACGATGCCGCAATTCGCTGAATCGCTCGTATCAGCAACGATTGGAAAGTGGTTGAAGCAGCCTGGAGATCCAGTGGAGCAGTATGAGCCCCTCTGTGATGTCCTTACGGATAAAGTTAACGCTGAGCTGCCATCAACTGTAGAAGGGATTCTGCGTGAGATTCTCGTGGAAGCCGGAGAGACGGTTGATGTGGGCACAGTGATTGCATATGTGGAAGTTGCAGGTACAGGAGTGGAAGCGGCACCGGAAACGTCTGGTGGCACGGCTTCGAGCGAAGAGCCTGTATTACAAGGCGATCAGAGTATGAGACACCGTTATTCACCGGCTGTACAACAACTTGCTGGTGAACATGGTGTTGACCTGAATCAAGTGATTGGAACCGGATTAGGCGGTCGCATTACACGGAAAGATGTTCTTCAGTTCGTGGAACAAGGCCAATCGGCCAGCAAAAATACAGCAGCAGAGTCGGCTCCAGTATCGAATCAAGGGGTATCCTTCAATCCTGTCGTCCCCGTTCGTCATTCAGGATTGCATTTGTCCGAGTCACCGCGCATTCCGAAGATCGAAGTGGAGAAACAACAGACAGTCGGGAGCAATGAGTATTTCATCGATGTAACGCCAATTCGCAACACCATTGCACGCAACATGCGTCAAAGTGTAACCGAAATTCCGCATGCTTGGACGACGATTGAGGTGGATGTGACCAATCTTGTGGTACTGCGGAACAAATACAAGGAAGAGTTCATGCGTCGGGAAGGCATTAACCTCACATATCTGGCGTTCTTGCTTAAAGCTGTTGTCAATGCGATCAAAGACTATCCGATCATCAATTCCGTCTGGGCGGTTGATAAAATCATCGTGAAGAAGGATATTAACTTATCCCTTGCGGTCGGCACGGAAGATTCGGTTCTTACGCCGGTCATTAAAAAAGCCGATACGCTGAATATTGCCGGACTAGCGCGTGAAGCGGATCGTCTTGCGAAAGCGACACGTGCAGGGACATTGAAATTAGATGACCTGCAAGGCGGAACGTTTACCATTAACAATACAGGGTCCTTTGGCTCCATTCTGTCTTATCCGATCATCAACTATCCGCAAGCGGCGATTCTGACCTTCGAATCGATCGTCAAACGTCCTGTCGTGATTAACGACATGATTGCGGTTCGCTCGATGGCGAATCTTTGTCTGTCGCTTGACCACCGGATTCTAGACGGCGTCATTTGCGGCCGCTTTTTGCAGCGTGTCAAAGAGAATATGGAAAGTTATGATCTCGATACTAAATTGTACTAA
- a CDS encoding alpha-ketoacid dehydrogenase subunit beta yields the protein MPVMEYIDAIRLAMREEMERDENVFLLGEDVGKKGGVFTTTKGLLDQFGEARVLDTPLAESAIAGVAIGAAMVGMKPIAEMQYSDFMFPATNQIISEAAKIRYRSNNDWTCPVVIRAPIGGGIFGGLYHSQCPESVFFGTPGLKIIAPYSAYDAKGLLKAAVRDPDPVIFFENKKCYKLITGDVPEDDYVVPIGKANVLREGTDITVISYSLPLYFAMQAAEDLAKEGISAHILDLRTIQPLDKEAILEAAKKTGKVLIIHEDNKTGGVGAEVSAIISEEMLFELDAPIMRLCGPDVPAMPISPPMERFFMLNKDKVQEAMRKLALF from the coding sequence ATGCCAGTTATGGAATATATTGATGCCATTCGTCTTGCGATGCGAGAAGAGATGGAACGCGATGAGAATGTATTTCTTCTTGGAGAAGACGTCGGAAAGAAAGGCGGCGTATTCACGACGACAAAAGGTCTATTAGATCAATTTGGAGAAGCAAGAGTACTTGATACACCTTTAGCAGAATCAGCGATCGCGGGCGTGGCGATTGGGGCAGCAATGGTTGGCATGAAGCCGATCGCCGAAATGCAGTATTCGGATTTCATGTTCCCAGCGACCAATCAAATCATTAGTGAAGCGGCTAAAATCCGCTATCGTTCGAATAACGATTGGACATGTCCTGTCGTGATTCGTGCACCGATCGGCGGAGGGATCTTTGGCGGATTGTATCATTCCCAATGCCCTGAATCTGTCTTTTTCGGAACGCCTGGGCTGAAGATTATCGCTCCGTACTCTGCGTATGATGCGAAGGGGCTGCTCAAAGCAGCGGTTCGTGACCCGGATCCGGTTATTTTCTTTGAGAATAAGAAATGTTATAAGCTGATTACAGGCGACGTTCCGGAGGACGATTATGTCGTGCCGATCGGCAAAGCCAATGTCCTTCGTGAAGGAACGGATATTACCGTCATTAGTTATAGTCTTCCTCTTTATTTTGCGATGCAAGCAGCTGAGGACCTTGCGAAGGAAGGCATTAGCGCACATATTCTAGATTTGCGTACCATCCAGCCGCTCGATAAAGAAGCGATTCTTGAAGCTGCGAAGAAGACGGGAAAAGTGCTCATCATCCATGAGGATAACAAAACAGGCGGCGTCGGAGCTGAAGTATCCGCAATTATTTCCGAGGAAATGCTATTCGAGCTAGACGCGCCTATCATGCGCCTATGCGGTCCAGACGTCCCTGCGATGCCAATTAGTCCGCCAATGGAACGGTTCTTCATGCTTAATAAAGATAAAGTCCAAGAGGCAATGCGCAAGCTGGCATTATTCTAA
- a CDS encoding M20/M25/M40 family metallo-hydrolase yields MVQQERLVQQFINLVQVDSETKYEQEISKVLKQKFTDLGLSWTEDDAAEKTGHGAGNLFVMLPATIGQEHLPTIFFTSHMDTVTPGKGIKPSIGEDGYIRSDGTTILGADDKAGLAAMFEAIQVMQENHIPHGPIQFVITVGEESGLYGARSMDAKHMVAKYGYALDSNGEIGGIAVAAPTQAKIFMKIYGKSAHAGVNPEDGISAIQVASKAISRMKLGRIDHETTANIGKFEGGGATNVVCDFVQIDAEARSIVQDKVEAQVASMKEALESAAADMGARAEFEHVILYPAYKYTEQDEVVQLAMKAIQNIGKTPRTFHTGGGSDANIFNGFGIPTVNLSVGYEDIHTTKERIKIEDMVSLTQLVIEIVKLVK; encoded by the coding sequence ATGGTACAACAAGAACGATTAGTGCAGCAATTTATCAACCTGGTTCAAGTGGATAGTGAGACGAAATATGAACAAGAAATCTCCAAGGTGTTAAAACAGAAGTTCACGGATCTCGGCTTATCGTGGACAGAAGATGATGCTGCAGAGAAAACAGGTCATGGGGCGGGGAACTTGTTCGTGATGCTTCCGGCAACGATTGGACAGGAACATCTCCCGACGATTTTCTTCACGTCACATATGGATACGGTGACTCCAGGAAAGGGGATTAAGCCTAGCATCGGAGAAGACGGGTACATACGAAGCGATGGCACGACGATTCTCGGCGCGGATGACAAAGCAGGTCTTGCTGCGATGTTCGAAGCGATTCAAGTGATGCAAGAGAATCATATCCCGCATGGACCGATTCAATTTGTCATTACCGTAGGCGAAGAGTCTGGATTGTACGGTGCGCGTTCAATGGATGCGAAGCACATGGTGGCTAAGTATGGCTACGCGCTTGATTCGAACGGTGAAATCGGCGGCATTGCGGTCGCTGCACCTACGCAAGCGAAAATCTTCATGAAAATCTATGGAAAGTCTGCGCATGCGGGCGTGAATCCAGAGGATGGCATTAGTGCGATTCAAGTGGCAAGCAAAGCGATTTCACGTATGAAATTAGGACGTATTGATCACGAGACGACAGCCAATATCGGGAAGTTCGAGGGCGGCGGCGCAACGAATGTCGTGTGCGACTTTGTTCAGATCGATGCAGAAGCGCGCAGCATTGTCCAAGACAAAGTGGAAGCGCAAGTCGCTTCGATGAAAGAGGCCTTGGAATCGGCGGCGGCTGATATGGGGGCGCGTGCGGAATTCGAGCATGTGATTCTGTATCCTGCTTACAAATACACGGAGCAAGATGAAGTAGTACAACTGGCCATGAAGGCGATTCAGAATATCGGTAAGACACCGCGAACGTTCCATACAGGCGGCGGCAGCGATGCAAATATTTTCAACGGCTTTGGGATCCCAACGGTTAACTTATCCGTAGGTTATGAAGATATTCATACGACCAAAGAACGAATTAAGATTGAAGATATGGTGAGCTTGACCCAGCTGGTCATCGAAATCGTCAAATTAGTAAAATAA
- the prli42 gene encoding stressosome-associated protein Prli42 yields MNQKKWFRVVIYIMLAAMVGSTLFMVIEPFLYS; encoded by the coding sequence ATGAATCAAAAGAAATGGTTTCGCGTTGTCATTTATATTATGCTGGCCGCTATGGTAGGATCAACCCTCTTCATGGTCATTGAGCCGTTCCTATACTCCTGA
- a CDS encoding C40 family peptidase: MKKMLLGLIMCTMAFQMGATTISAASAPAANQKANGVQASNTLNSLEDESDPDVPDLEEVTTYSAVSSRAVQKAAAGAKLATVKNQVNLRVGPSTATKVLRNLPTGEKITILGQANASWYHAQDSLGNIGYLSTASKYLNITGNAESGRIVASVNLRNAPSTNGKIIKNLKAGHVVGILKKVDANWLQVWDGEGKVGYISSSNKYIDIGGQVTTPPTTPPTSSSSRVEKAISTGMKYLGVPYEFGSNRNTTSTFDCSDFVRQAYKEALGIVLPSDSRKQGAWVKSNSTAKKSISSLKRGDLMFFMSYKGSKASNYSGVNKDTERITHVGIYLGNNQILHTYSKKSGGVRVDTIKNTAWEHRFLFGGSVVQ, encoded by the coding sequence ATGAAAAAGATGTTATTAGGCCTTATTATGTGTACGATGGCATTCCAAATGGGCGCAACCACAATCAGTGCAGCTAGCGCGCCAGCCGCTAATCAGAAAGCGAATGGGGTACAAGCTTCGAACACACTGAACTCGCTTGAAGACGAAAGTGACCCGGATGTACCGGATTTGGAAGAAGTGACAACCTATTCCGCAGTATCATCTAGAGCGGTTCAGAAAGCTGCAGCGGGTGCCAAACTTGCAACAGTGAAAAATCAGGTCAACCTGCGCGTAGGGCCATCTACAGCAACGAAAGTACTCCGTAATTTACCAACTGGCGAGAAAATAACGATTCTTGGTCAAGCGAATGCAAGCTGGTATCATGCGCAAGATAGCTTAGGAAATATCGGTTATTTGAGTACAGCTTCCAAATACCTTAATATTACGGGAAATGCGGAATCTGGACGCATTGTAGCCAGCGTTAATTTAAGAAACGCGCCATCGACGAACGGAAAGATCATTAAGAACCTAAAAGCTGGTCATGTCGTAGGCATCCTGAAAAAAGTTGATGCAAACTGGCTGCAAGTATGGGATGGCGAAGGTAAGGTAGGGTACATAAGTTCAAGCAATAAATACATCGATATCGGCGGTCAAGTTACTACTCCACCAACAACTCCGCCAACTTCGTCCTCTTCACGCGTGGAGAAGGCCATTTCGACAGGAATGAAGTATTTAGGTGTTCCTTATGAGTTCGGTTCGAATCGGAATACGACGTCAACGTTTGATTGTTCTGACTTTGTGAGACAAGCCTACAAAGAAGCGTTAGGAATCGTATTGCCTTCGGACTCCCGTAAGCAGGGTGCTTGGGTCAAGAGCAATTCGACAGCGAAGAAGAGCATTAGCTCCTTGAAACGTGGCGATCTTATGTTCTTCATGTCGTACAAAGGCTCCAAGGCATCCAATTATAGCGGTGTGAATAAAGATACAGAACGCATCACTCATGTTGGGATTTATCTAGGCAATAATCAAATTTTACATACCTATTCAAAGAAATCAGGCGGCGTCCGCGTTGATACGATCAAGAATACAGCTTGGGAACATCGCTTCTTGTTCGGCGGTAGTGTCGTTCAATAG
- a CDS encoding thiamine pyrophosphate-dependent dehydrogenase E1 component subunit alpha, with protein sequence MNSETSVQQQSKHELLGLNDQQVIDMYKYMRMARMYDERCLVLQRAGKINFHVSGIGQEAAQVAAAFALDREKDYFLPYYRDYGFVLAAGMSLKELMLSLFAKAEDPNSGGRQMPGHFGHKRLRIVTGSSPVTTQVPHAVGIALAAKMKKQDHVSFVTFGEGSSNQGDFHEGCNFAGVHKLPVIIMCENNQYAISVPVHKQLAGKVSDRALGYGFPGFQVDGNDALEVYRVVKEARERAIAGEGPTLIEAMMYRLSPHSTSDNDLLYRTKEEVEENRKKDGIVQFKNYLVSCGIWSEEQEADLTALIAKQIKEATEYADNAPFPKPEDTLLHVYAEEGEVNA encoded by the coding sequence GTGAATTCAGAAACTTCCGTACAACAACAATCAAAACATGAATTGCTTGGACTAAACGATCAGCAAGTCATTGATATGTACAAATATATGCGTATGGCTAGAATGTACGATGAGCGTTGTCTTGTCCTTCAGCGGGCGGGGAAAATTAATTTCCACGTATCAGGGATTGGACAAGAAGCAGCGCAAGTGGCTGCTGCATTCGCTTTGGATCGCGAGAAAGATTATTTCCTTCCTTATTATCGGGATTATGGATTTGTCCTTGCTGCAGGCATGTCTTTGAAGGAGCTTATGTTATCGCTCTTTGCCAAAGCAGAGGACCCGAACAGCGGCGGACGTCAAATGCCGGGTCATTTCGGTCACAAACGGCTGCGGATTGTAACGGGCTCAAGTCCTGTAACAACCCAAGTGCCGCATGCTGTGGGTATTGCGCTTGCAGCCAAGATGAAGAAGCAAGACCATGTGTCATTCGTTACATTTGGCGAAGGATCAAGCAATCAGGGAGATTTCCATGAAGGCTGCAACTTCGCAGGTGTCCATAAATTGCCTGTCATTATTATGTGTGAGAACAATCAATATGCGATTTCGGTGCCGGTACATAAACAGTTGGCTGGCAAAGTGAGTGACCGTGCGCTAGGTTACGGATTCCCAGGTTTCCAAGTCGACGGGAATGACGCACTGGAGGTCTACCGTGTCGTGAAGGAGGCGCGCGAGCGTGCGATTGCCGGCGAAGGACCAACCTTAATCGAAGCCATGATGTATCGTCTCTCACCGCACTCGACATCGGATAATGATCTGCTCTATCGAACAAAGGAAGAAGTGGAAGAGAACCGGAAGAAAGACGGGATCGTTCAATTCAAGAACTATTTGGTGTCATGCGGAATCTGGTCGGAAGAACAAGAGGCTGATCTGACAGCCCTAATTGCGAAGCAAATCAAAGAAGCAACGGAATATGCAGACAATGCGCCATTCCCGAAACCGGAAGATACGCTGCTTCACGTGTATGCGGAAGAGGGAGAGGTGAATGCATAA